A stretch of the Enterobacter mori genome encodes the following:
- the rplK gene encoding 50S ribosomal protein L11, whose amino-acid sequence MAKKVQAYVKLQVAAGMANPSPPVGPALGQQGVNIMEFCKAFNAKTESLEKGLPIPVVITVYADRSFTFVTKTPPAAVLLKKAAGIKSGSGKPNKDKVGKISRAQLQEIAQTKAADMTGADIEAMTRSIEGTARSMGLVVED is encoded by the coding sequence ATGGCTAAGAAAGTACAAGCCTACGTCAAGCTGCAGGTTGCAGCTGGTATGGCGAACCCAAGTCCACCAGTTGGTCCAGCTCTGGGTCAGCAGGGTGTGAACATCATGGAATTCTGTAAAGCGTTCAACGCAAAAACTGAATCCCTGGAAAAAGGTCTGCCAATCCCAGTCGTAATCACTGTTTACGCTGACCGTTCTTTCACTTTCGTTACCAAAACCCCTCCAGCAGCAGTTCTGCTGAAGAAAGCGGCTGGTATCAAGTCTGGTTCCGGTAAACCGAACAAAGACAAAGTGGGTAAAATTTCCCGCGCTCAGCTGCAGGAAATCGCGCAGACCAAAGCTGCCGACATGACTGGTGCCGACATTGAAGCGATGACTCGCTCAATCGAAGGTACTGCACGTTCCATGGGCCTGGTAGTGGAGGACTAA
- the tuf gene encoding elongation factor Tu, with protein MSKEKFERTKPHVNVGTIGHVDHGKTTLTAAITTVLAKTYGGSARAFDQIDNAPEEKARGITINTSHVEYDTPTRHYAHVDCPGHADYVKNMITGAAQMDGAILVVAATDGPMPQTREHILLGRQVGVPFIIVFLNKCDMVDDEELLELVEMEVRELLSQYDFPGDDTPIVRGSALKALEGDAEWEAKIIELAGFLDSYIPEPERAIDKPFLLPIEDVFSISGRGTVVTGRVERGIIKVGEEVEIVGIKETAKSTCTGVEMFRKLLDEGRAGENVGVLLRGIKREEIERGQVLAKPGSIKPHTKFESEVYILSKDEGGRHTPFFKGYRPQFYFRTTDVTGTIELPEGVEMVMPGDNIKMVVTLIHPIAMDDGLRFAIREGGRTVGAGVVAKVLG; from the coding sequence ATGTCTAAAGAAAAGTTTGAACGTACAAAACCGCACGTTAACGTCGGTACTATCGGCCACGTTGACCATGGTAAAACAACGCTGACCGCTGCAATCACTACCGTTCTGGCAAAAACCTACGGTGGTTCTGCTCGTGCATTCGACCAGATCGATAACGCACCAGAAGAAAAAGCTCGTGGTATCACCATCAACACCTCTCACGTTGAATATGACACCCCGACTCGCCACTACGCACACGTAGACTGCCCAGGCCACGCCGACTATGTTAAAAACATGATCACCGGTGCTGCGCAGATGGACGGCGCGATCCTGGTTGTTGCTGCGACCGACGGCCCTATGCCTCAGACGCGTGAGCACATCCTGCTGGGTCGTCAGGTAGGCGTTCCTTTCATCATCGTGTTCCTGAACAAATGCGACATGGTTGATGACGAAGAGCTGCTGGAACTGGTAGAGATGGAAGTTCGTGAACTGCTGTCTCAGTACGATTTCCCAGGCGACGATACCCCAATCGTTCGTGGTTCCGCGCTGAAAGCGCTGGAAGGCGACGCAGAGTGGGAAGCGAAAATCATCGAACTGGCTGGCTTCCTGGATTCTTACATCCCAGAACCAGAGCGTGCGATTGACAAGCCATTCCTGCTGCCAATCGAAGACGTATTCTCCATCTCCGGTCGTGGTACCGTTGTTACCGGTCGTGTAGAGCGCGGTATCATCAAAGTTGGCGAAGAAGTTGAAATCGTTGGTATCAAAGAGACTGCTAAGTCTACCTGTACTGGCGTTGAAATGTTCCGCAAACTGCTGGACGAAGGCCGTGCTGGTGAGAACGTTGGTGTTCTGCTGCGTGGTATCAAACGTGAAGAAATCGAACGTGGTCAGGTTCTGGCGAAGCCAGGCTCAATCAAGCCACACACCAAGTTCGAATCTGAAGTGTACATCCTGTCCAAAGATGAAGGCGGCCGTCATACTCCGTTCTTCAAAGGCTACCGTCCACAGTTCTACTTCCGTACAACTGACGTGACCGGTACCATCGAACTGCCAGAAGGCGTTGAGATGGTAATGCCAGGCGACAACATCAAGATGGTTGTGACTCTGATCCACCCAATCGCGATGGACGACGGTCTGCGTTTCGCAATCCGTGAAGGCGGCCGTACCGTTGGCGCGGGCGTTGTTGCTAAAGTTCTCGGCTAA
- the rplL gene encoding 50S ribosomal protein L7/L12 yields the protein MSITKDQIIEAVAAMSVMDVVELVSAMEEKFGVSAAAAVAVAAGPAEAAEEKTEFDVILKAAGANKVAVIKAVRGATGLGLKEAKDLVESAPAALKEGVSKDDAEALKKSLEEAGAEVEVK from the coding sequence ATGTCTATCACTAAAGATCAAATCATTGAAGCAGTTGCAGCTATGTCCGTAATGGACGTTGTAGAGCTGGTTTCTGCAATGGAAGAAAAATTCGGTGTTTCTGCTGCTGCTGCTGTAGCTGTAGCTGCGGGCCCGGCTGAAGCTGCTGAAGAAAAAACTGAATTCGACGTAATTCTGAAAGCTGCTGGCGCGAACAAAGTTGCTGTTATCAAAGCAGTACGTGGCGCAACTGGCCTGGGTCTGAAAGAAGCTAAAGACCTGGTAGAATCTGCTCCAGCTGCGCTGAAAGAAGGCGTGAGCAAAGATGACGCAGAAGCACTGAAAAAATCTCTGGAAGAAGCTGGCGCTGAAGTTGAAGTTAAATAA
- the nusG gene encoding transcription termination/antitermination protein NusG, with the protein MSEAPKKRWYVVQAFSGFEGRVATSLREHIKLHNMEELFGEVMVPTEEVVEIRGGQRRKSERKFFPGYVLVQMVMNDASWHLVRSVPRVMGFIGGTSDRPAPISDKEVDAIMNRLQQVGDKPRPKTLFEPGEMVRVNDGPFADFNGVVEEVDYEKSRLKVSVSIFGRATPVELDFAQVEKA; encoded by the coding sequence ATGTCTGAAGCCCCTAAAAAGCGTTGGTACGTCGTTCAGGCGTTTTCCGGTTTTGAAGGCCGCGTAGCTACGTCGCTGCGTGAGCATATCAAATTACACAACATGGAAGAGTTATTTGGCGAAGTGATGGTTCCGACCGAAGAAGTGGTCGAGATCCGTGGCGGCCAACGTCGCAAAAGCGAGCGTAAATTCTTCCCGGGTTACGTGCTGGTTCAGATGGTGATGAACGACGCGAGCTGGCACCTGGTGCGCAGCGTACCGCGCGTGATGGGCTTTATCGGCGGCACGTCTGACCGTCCGGCGCCAATCAGCGATAAAGAAGTTGATGCGATTATGAACCGCCTGCAGCAGGTGGGTGATAAGCCGCGTCCGAAAACGCTGTTTGAACCGGGTGAGATGGTTCGTGTTAATGACGGTCCGTTTGCTGACTTTAACGGCGTCGTTGAAGAAGTGGACTACGAGAAGTCCCGCCTGAAAGTGTCTGTTTCTATCTTCGGTCGTGCGACCCCGGTAGAGCTGGACTTTGCACAGGTCGAAAAAGCCTAA
- the rpoB gene encoding DNA-directed RNA polymerase subunit beta produces the protein MVYSYTEKKRIRKDFGKRPQVLDIPYLLSIQLDSFQKFIEQDPEGQYGLEAAFRSVFPIQSYSGNSELQYVSYRLGEPVFDVQECQIRGVTYSAPLRVKLRLVIYEREAPEGTVKDIKEQEVYMGEIPLMTDNGTFVINGTERVIVSQLHRSPGVFFDSDKGKTHSSGKVLYNARIIPYRGSWLDFEFDPKDNLFVRIDRRRKLPATIILRALQYTTEQILDLFFEKVIFEIRDNKLQMELVPERLRGETASFDIEADGKVYVEKGRRITARHIRQLEKDDIKLIEVPVEYIAGKVAAKDYVDESTGELICPANMELSLDLLAKLSQSGHKRIETLFTNDLDHGAYMSETLRVDPTTDRLSALVEIYRMMRPGEPPTREAAESLFENLFFSEDRYDLSAVGRMKFNRSLLRDEIEGSGILSKDDIIEVMKKLIDIRNGKGEVDDIDHLGNRRIRSVGEMAENQFRVGLVRVERAVKERLSLGDLDTLMPQDMINAKPISAAVKEFFGSSQLSQFMDQNNPLSEITHKRRISALGPGGLTRERAGFEVRDVHPTHYGRVCPIETPEGPNIGLINSLSVYAQTNEYGFLETPYRKVTDGVVTDEIHYLSAIEEGNYVIAQANSNLDDEGHFVEDLVTCRSKGESSLFSRDQVDYMDVSTQQVVSVGASLIPFLEHDDANRALMGANMQRQAVPTLRADKPLVGTGMERAVAVDSGVTAVAKRGGTVQYVDASRIVIKVNEDEMYPGEAGIDIYNLTKYTRSNQNTCINQMPCVSLGEPVERGDVLADGPSTDLGELALGQNMRVAFMPWNGYNFEDSILVSERVVQEDRFTTIHIQELACVSRDTKLGPEEITADIPNVGEAALSKLDESGIVYIGAEVTGGDILVGKVTPKGETQLTPEEKLLRAIFGEKASDVKDSSLRVPNGVSGTVIDVQVFTRDGVEKDKRALEIEEMQLKQAKKDLSEELQILEAGLFSRIYAVLVAGGVEAEKLDKLPRDRWLELGLTDEEKQNQLEQLAEQYDELKHEFEKKLEAKRRKITQGDDLAPGVLKIVKVYLAVKRQIQPGDKMAGRHGNKGVISKINPIEDMPHDANGTPVDIVLNPLGVPSRMNIGQILETHLGMAAKGIGDKINAMLKQQEEVAKLREFIQRAYDLGTDVRQKVDLNTFSDDEVLRLAENLRKGMPIATPVFDGAKEAEIKELLQLGGLPTSGQITLFDGRTGEQFERPVTVGYMYMLKLNHLVDDKMHARSTGSYSLVTQQPLGGKAQFGGQRFGEMEVWALEAYGAAYTLQEMLTVKSDDVNGRTKMYKNIVDGNHQMEPGMPESFNVLLKEIRSLGINIELEDE, from the coding sequence ATGGTTTACTCCTATACCGAGAAAAAACGTATTCGTAAGGATTTTGGTAAACGTCCACAAGTTCTGGACATTCCATATCTCCTTTCTATCCAGCTTGACTCGTTCCAGAAGTTTATCGAGCAAGATCCTGAAGGGCAGTACGGTCTGGAAGCAGCCTTCCGCTCCGTGTTCCCGATTCAGAGCTACAGCGGTAACTCCGAGCTGCAGTACGTCAGCTACCGCCTTGGCGAACCGGTGTTTGACGTTCAGGAATGTCAGATCCGTGGCGTGACCTATTCCGCACCGCTGCGCGTAAAACTGCGTCTGGTGATCTACGAGCGCGAAGCGCCGGAAGGCACCGTTAAAGACATTAAAGAACAAGAAGTCTACATGGGTGAAATTCCACTCATGACAGACAACGGTACTTTCGTAATCAACGGTACTGAGCGTGTTATCGTTTCCCAGCTGCACCGTAGCCCGGGCGTCTTCTTCGACAGCGATAAAGGTAAAACACACTCTTCCGGTAAAGTACTGTATAACGCACGCATCATTCCTTACCGTGGTTCATGGCTGGACTTCGAGTTCGATCCTAAAGACAACCTGTTTGTCCGTATCGACCGCCGTCGTAAGCTGCCTGCAACCATCATTCTGCGTGCGCTGCAATACACCACTGAACAGATCCTGGACCTGTTCTTTGAGAAAGTGATCTTTGAAATCCGCGACAACAAGCTGCAGATGGAATTGGTGCCTGAACGTCTGCGTGGCGAGACCGCGTCGTTCGACATTGAAGCCGACGGCAAAGTGTATGTGGAAAAAGGTCGCCGTATCACCGCGCGCCACATCCGCCAGCTGGAAAAAGATGATATCAAACTCATCGAAGTTCCGGTTGAGTACATTGCAGGAAAAGTAGCCGCGAAAGATTACGTTGACGAGTCAACGGGCGAGCTGATCTGCCCAGCGAACATGGAGCTGAGCCTGGATCTGTTGGCTAAGCTGAGCCAGTCTGGTCACAAACGTATCGAAACGCTGTTCACCAACGATCTGGACCACGGCGCGTATATGTCTGAGACTCTTCGCGTCGACCCAACGACCGATCGTCTGAGCGCGCTGGTCGAAATCTACCGCATGATGCGTCCTGGTGAGCCACCAACGCGTGAAGCGGCTGAAAGCCTGTTCGAGAACCTGTTCTTCTCCGAAGACCGCTACGATCTGTCCGCGGTTGGTCGTATGAAGTTCAACCGTTCTCTGCTGCGCGACGAAATCGAAGGTTCCGGTATCCTGAGCAAAGACGACATCATCGAAGTGATGAAGAAGCTCATCGATATCCGTAACGGTAAAGGCGAAGTGGATGATATCGACCACCTCGGCAACCGTCGTATCCGTTCCGTAGGCGAAATGGCGGAAAACCAGTTCCGCGTTGGCCTGGTACGTGTTGAGCGTGCGGTGAAAGAGCGTCTGTCTCTGGGCGATCTGGATACCCTGATGCCTCAGGATATGATCAACGCCAAGCCGATTTCTGCAGCAGTGAAAGAGTTCTTCGGTTCCAGCCAGCTGTCTCAGTTCATGGACCAGAACAACCCGCTGTCTGAGATTACGCACAAACGTCGTATCTCTGCACTCGGCCCAGGCGGTCTGACCCGTGAGCGCGCAGGCTTTGAAGTTCGAGACGTACACCCGACCCACTACGGTCGCGTATGTCCAATCGAAACGCCTGAAGGTCCAAACATCGGTCTGATCAACTCCCTGTCCGTGTACGCACAGACTAACGAATACGGTTTCCTTGAGACCCCGTATCGTAAAGTGACCGACGGTGTTGTAACCGACGAAATTCACTACCTGTCTGCTATCGAAGAAGGCAACTACGTTATCGCTCAGGCGAACTCCAACCTGGATGACGAAGGCCACTTTGTAGAAGATCTGGTTACCTGCCGTAGCAAAGGCGAATCCAGCTTGTTCAGCCGCGACCAGGTTGACTACATGGACGTATCCACCCAGCAGGTGGTCTCCGTCGGTGCGTCCCTGATCCCGTTCCTGGAACACGATGACGCCAACCGTGCATTGATGGGTGCGAACATGCAACGTCAGGCCGTTCCAACTCTGCGTGCTGATAAGCCGCTGGTTGGTACGGGTATGGAACGTGCTGTTGCCGTTGACTCCGGTGTTACTGCAGTTGCTAAGCGTGGCGGTACCGTTCAGTACGTCGACGCATCCCGTATCGTTATTAAAGTTAACGAAGATGAGATGTATCCGGGCGAAGCGGGTATCGACATTTATAACCTGACCAAATACACCCGTTCTAACCAGAACACCTGTATCAACCAGATGCCTTGCGTGTCTCTGGGTGAGCCAGTTGAGCGCGGCGACGTGCTGGCAGACGGTCCGTCCACCGACCTCGGTGAACTGGCACTCGGTCAGAACATGCGCGTAGCGTTCATGCCGTGGAACGGTTACAACTTTGAAGACTCCATCCTCGTCTCCGAGCGTGTGGTTCAGGAAGATCGTTTCACCACCATCCACATTCAGGAACTGGCCTGTGTGTCCCGTGACACCAAGCTGGGGCCAGAAGAGATCACCGCTGATATCCCTAACGTGGGTGAAGCTGCGCTCTCCAAACTGGATGAATCCGGTATCGTTTACATCGGTGCGGAAGTGACCGGCGGCGACATTCTGGTTGGTAAGGTTACGCCTAAAGGTGAAACCCAGCTGACGCCAGAAGAGAAACTGCTGCGTGCAATCTTCGGTGAGAAAGCGTCTGACGTTAAAGACTCTTCTCTGCGCGTACCAAACGGTGTTTCCGGTACGGTTATCGATGTTCAGGTCTTCACCCGTGACGGCGTTGAGAAAGATAAACGTGCGCTGGAAATCGAAGAGATGCAGCTCAAACAGGCTAAGAAAGACCTGTCTGAAGAACTGCAGATCCTCGAAGCGGGTCTGTTCAGCCGTATCTATGCGGTGCTGGTTGCCGGTGGCGTTGAAGCTGAGAAGCTCGACAAACTGCCACGCGATCGCTGGCTGGAACTGGGCCTGACCGACGAAGAGAAACAAAATCAGCTGGAACAGCTGGCTGAGCAGTATGACGAACTGAAACACGAGTTCGAGAAAAAACTCGAAGCGAAACGCCGCAAAATCACTCAGGGCGACGATCTGGCACCAGGCGTGCTGAAGATTGTTAAGGTGTATCTGGCCGTTAAACGTCAGATCCAGCCTGGTGATAAGATGGCAGGTCGTCACGGTAACAAGGGTGTTATCTCTAAGATCAACCCGATCGAAGATATGCCGCACGATGCTAACGGTACGCCGGTAGATATCGTACTGAACCCACTGGGCGTACCGTCTCGTATGAACATCGGTCAGATTCTGGAAACCCACCTGGGTATGGCTGCGAAAGGTATCGGCGACAAGATTAACGCCATGCTGAAACAGCAGGAAGAAGTCGCGAAACTGCGCGAATTCATCCAGCGTGCCTACGATCTGGGTACCGATGTGCGTCAGAAAGTCGACCTGAACACCTTCAGCGATGATGAAGTTCTGCGTCTGGCGGAAAACCTGCGTAAGGGTATGCCAATTGCAACGCCGGTATTCGACGGTGCAAAAGAAGCTGAAATTAAAGAGCTGCTGCAACTGGGTGGTCTGCCAACGTCTGGTCAGATTACGCTGTTTGACGGCCGTACCGGTGAACAGTTCGAGCGTCCAGTAACCGTAGGTTACATGTACATGCTGAAACTGAACCACCTGGTCGACGACAAGATGCACGCTCGTTCTACCGGTTCTTACAGCCTGGTTACTCAGCAGCCGCTGGGTGGTAAGGCTCAGTTCGGTGGTCAGCGCTTCGGGGAGATGGAAGTGTGGGCGCTGGAAGCATACGGCGCAGCATACACCCTGCAGGAAATGCTCACCGTTAAGTCTGATGACGTGAATGGTCGTACCAAGATGTATAAGAACATCGTGGACGGCAACCATCAGATGGAGCCGGGCATGCCAGAATCCTTCAACGTACTGTTGAAAGAGATTCGTTCGCTGGGTATCAACATCGAACTGGAAGACGAGTAA
- the rplJ gene encoding 50S ribosomal protein L10 gives MALNLQDKQAIVAEVSEVAKGALSAVVADSRGVTVDKMTELRKAGREAGVYMRVVRNTLLRRVVEGTQFECLKDTFVGPTLIAYSMEHPGAAARLFKEFAKANAKFEVKAAAFEGELIPASQIDRLATLPTYEEAIARLMATMKEAAAGKLVRTLAAVRDAKEAA, from the coding sequence ATGGCTTTAAATCTTCAAGACAAACAAGCGATTGTTGCTGAAGTCAGCGAAGTAGCCAAAGGCGCGCTGTCTGCAGTAGTTGCGGATTCCCGTGGCGTTACTGTAGACAAAATGACTGAACTGCGTAAAGCAGGTCGTGAAGCTGGCGTATACATGCGTGTTGTTCGTAACACCCTGCTGCGCCGCGTAGTTGAAGGTACTCAGTTCGAGTGCCTGAAAGACACGTTTGTTGGTCCGACCCTGATTGCATACTCTATGGAACACCCGGGCGCTGCTGCTCGTCTGTTCAAAGAGTTCGCGAAAGCGAATGCAAAATTTGAGGTCAAAGCTGCAGCCTTTGAAGGTGAGTTGATCCCGGCATCGCAAATCGATCGCCTGGCAACCCTGCCGACCTACGAAGAAGCAATTGCACGCCTGATGGCAACCATGAAAGAAGCTGCGGCTGGCAAACTGGTTCGCACTCTGGCTGCTGTACGCGATGCGAAAGAAGCTGCTTAA
- the rplA gene encoding 50S ribosomal protein L1, translating to MAKLTKRMSVIRDKVDATKQYDINEAIALLKELATAKFVESVDVAVNLGIDARKSDQNVRGATVLPHGTGRSVRVAVFAQGANAEAAKAAGAELVGMEDLADQIKKGEMNFDVVIASPDAMRVVGQLGQVLGPRGLMPNPKVGTVTPNVAEAVKNAKAGQVRYRNDKNGIIHTTIGKVDFDADKLKENLESLLVALKKAKPTQAKGVYIKKVSISTTMGAGVAVDQAGLSAAAN from the coding sequence ATGGCTAAACTGACCAAGCGCATGTCCGTGATCCGTGACAAAGTTGATGCGACCAAACAGTACGACATCAACGAAGCTATCGCTCTGCTGAAAGAACTGGCAACTGCTAAGTTCGTTGAAAGCGTTGACGTTGCCGTTAACCTGGGCATCGACGCTCGTAAATCCGATCAGAACGTTCGTGGCGCAACTGTACTGCCACACGGTACTGGCCGTTCCGTTCGCGTAGCTGTATTTGCTCAGGGTGCAAACGCTGAAGCTGCTAAAGCTGCCGGCGCTGAACTGGTAGGTATGGAAGATCTGGCTGATCAGATCAAGAAAGGCGAAATGAACTTTGACGTTGTTATTGCTTCTCCAGATGCAATGCGCGTTGTTGGCCAGCTGGGCCAGGTTCTGGGTCCACGCGGCCTGATGCCAAACCCGAAAGTGGGTACTGTAACGCCTAACGTTGCTGAAGCGGTTAAGAACGCTAAAGCAGGTCAGGTTCGTTATCGTAACGACAAAAACGGCATCATCCACACCACCATCGGTAAAGTGGACTTTGACGCTGACAAACTGAAAGAAAACCTGGAATCTCTGCTGGTTGCGCTGAAAAAAGCAAAACCAACTCAGGCTAAAGGCGTGTACATCAAGAAAGTTAGCATCTCCACCACCATGGGTGCAGGTGTTGCAGTTGACCAGGCTGGCCTGAGCGCTGCTGCAAACTAA
- the secE gene encoding preprotein translocase subunit SecE: MSANTEAQGSGRGLEAMKWVVVAVLLIVAIVGNYLYRDMMLPLRALAVVILIAAAGGVALLTTKGKATVAFAREARTEVRKVIWPTRQETLHTTLIVAAVTAVMSLILWGLDGILVRLVSFITGLRF; this comes from the coding sequence ATGAGTGCGAATACCGAAGCTCAAGGGAGCGGGCGCGGCCTGGAAGCGATGAAATGGGTAGTTGTAGCCGTGCTGCTGATCGTGGCAATTGTTGGCAACTATCTTTATCGTGACATGATGCTGCCGCTACGCGCGCTTGCAGTGGTAATTCTGATTGCTGCAGCGGGTGGTGTCGCGCTGTTGACGACAAAAGGCAAAGCGACTGTCGCTTTCGCTCGCGAAGCACGTACCGAAGTCCGCAAGGTCATTTGGCCGACTCGCCAGGAAACATTGCACACCACGCTGATCGTAGCGGCGGTTACCGCTGTAATGTCACTGATCCTGTGGGGACTGGATGGTATTCTGGTTCGCCTGGTTTCCTTTATCACTGGCCTGAGGTTCTAA